In bacterium 336/3, the following proteins share a genomic window:
- a CDS encoding GNAT family acetyltransferase — protein MIETDRLIIKPLTYDQLVKYAKCDNSLEEELNLNRTSRTISEELKEALENTILPNVADHTKNYLYSTLWTAISKTENKMIGDLCIVGEPNAEGEIEIGYGTYDEFQGQGYMTEVVRGMIEWAKTQQIVKAMIASTDKTNIASSKVLEKNDFIKIGETETSFNWKLIIRH, from the coding sequence ATGATAGAAACAGATAGACTAATCATAAAACCATTGACTTACGACCAGTTAGTTAAATATGCTAAATGTGACAACTCACTAGAGGAAGAACTGAATCTGAATAGAACATCAAGAACGATTTCAGAGGAGTTAAAAGAAGCATTAGAAAATACAATACTCCCAAATGTGGCAGATCATACAAAGAACTATTTGTATTCAACTCTTTGGACAGCAATTTCAAAAACTGAAAACAAAATGATTGGAGACTTATGCATAGTTGGTGAACCAAATGCAGAGGGAGAAATAGAAATTGGATATGGAACCTATGATGAGTTTCAGGGACAGGGATATATGACAGAAGTAGTAAGAGGAATGATTGAGTGGGCAAAAACACAGCAAATCGTAAAAGCTATGATTGCTTCAACAGACAAAACAAATATTGCCTCATCGAAAGTACTTGAAAAAAATGATTTTATTAAAATAGGAGAGACTGAAACATCATTTAATTGGAAGTTAATAATAAGGCATTAA
- a CDS encoding 30S ribosomal protein S10 → MSQKIRIKLKSYDHNLVDKSAAKIVKAVKDNGAVVSGPIPLPTRKEIFTVLRSPHVNKKSREQFQLCTYKRLIDIYSTSPKIVDALMKLELPSGVDVKIKV, encoded by the coding sequence ATGAGCCAAAAAATTAGAATTAAATTAAAATCTTACGATCACAACTTAGTAGATAAATCTGCTGCTAAAATCGTGAAGGCTGTGAAAGACAATGGTGCTGTAGTAAGCGGACCAATTCCTTTGCCTACTCGTAAAGAAATCTTTACAGTATTGCGTTCACCTCACGTAAACAAAAAATCTCGTGAGCAATTCCAACTTTGTACTTACAAAAGATTGATTGATATTTATTCAACAAGCCCTAAAATTGTAGATGCTTTGATGAAATTGGAGTTACCAAGTGGTGTTGATGTAAAAATTAAAGTATAA